The Candidatus Manganitrophaceae bacterium genome contains a region encoding:
- a CDS encoding phosphate ABC transporter substrate-binding protein — protein MKRVSVALLSVVAFGGLFFSAQSFTPMDSPGTPPESHKKMQLILTGSSTVAPLAAEMGKEFEKKYPGVRVDVQTGGSSRGIADARLGLADIGMVSRPLNKDETDLFAFTIAQDGISMILHADNPIERLSRTDIVNIYTGRIKNWKTLGGRDAPITVVNKAAGRSTLELFTAFLKISNHDIQVDVVIGDNAQGIKTVAGNINAVGYVSVGAAEYDAADGVSIKLIPISNGVTAMKTNPQEGTLLTRPLNLVTTSAPEGIVAAFIDFAQSTEVDPIIKEQYLVPVTQ, from the coding sequence ATGAAGCGGGTATCAGTTGCACTCCTCTCGGTTGTGGCTTTTGGCGGGCTCTTTTTCTCGGCCCAGTCCTTTACGCCTATGGATTCGCCTGGGACACCCCCTGAAAGCCATAAAAAAATGCAGCTCATTTTGACCGGCTCAAGCACAGTGGCCCCCCTTGCCGCCGAGATGGGCAAGGAATTTGAAAAGAAATATCCGGGAGTCCGTGTCGATGTTCAAACAGGCGGTTCCTCGCGGGGCATCGCCGATGCGCGCCTCGGCCTTGCCGATATCGGCATGGTTTCACGCCCCTTGAATAAAGATGAAACAGACCTCTTTGCCTTTACAATTGCACAAGATGGGATCTCCATGATCCTCCATGCGGACAATCCCATAGAAAGACTCAGCAGAACAGACATCGTCAATATCTACACCGGCCGAATCAAGAACTGGAAAACACTTGGGGGAAGGGATGCCCCTATTACCGTCGTCAACAAGGCAGCAGGACGTTCCACCCTGGAACTCTTCACCGCCTTCCTGAAGATCTCAAACCATGATATCCAGGTCGACGTCGTCATCGGCGACAACGCGCAAGGGATAAAAACAGTCGCCGGAAATATAAACGCAGTGGGTTACGTTTCGGTCGGCGCAGCGGAATATGACGCCGCAGATGGGGTATCAATCAAACTGATCCCTATCTCTAACGGGGTAACCGCAATGAAGACAAACCCGCAGGAAGGCACTCTTTTGACGCGTCCCCTCAACCTGGTCACAACCAGTGCCCCGGAGGGGATCGTTGCCGCTTTCATCGATTTTGCCCAATCGACCGAGGTAGATCCAATTATTAAGGAGCAGTATCTTGTCCCCGTCACGCAGTGA
- a CDS encoding ArsR family transcriptional regulator codes for MAKNRTQNLACADKLKTLADSTRLAVLEILMVGPKHVTDLNTVLRLDQSLLSHHLKVLRDAGLVKAIRDGKAVLYSLAPGVDLSHSGKEINLGCCKLKFD; via the coding sequence ATGGCGAAAAATAGGACTCAAAACTTGGCGTGTGCAGATAAATTAAAAACCCTGGCGGACAGCACCCGCCTTGCGGTCCTGGAGATATTAATGGTGGGGCCGAAGCACGTTACGGATTTAAACACCGTTCTCAGGCTTGATCAAAGCCTCCTCTCCCACCATCTGAAGGTCCTCAGGGATGCAGGTCTGGTGAAAGCCATACGTGACGGAAAGGCCGTACTCTATTCCTTGGCACCGGGGGTCGATCTCTCCCATTCCGGTAAGGAAATTAACCTCGGCTGCTGCAAGTTAAAGTTCGATTGA